CGTGGGGGATTCCGGGGACGGGGGGTCTTTTTCCGACGCCGGGTGTGGGGGGAGTTCAGTACAGGGTCTTTGTGGCGGATTTCGGGCGGCGGGAGGTGAGCTTTTTCCGAAGCGACGACGGGTCGGGGAGTCCGCTTTTCCTGATCGAAAATCCGCGGGTGATCGAGGCGCTCCGGAAGCGCTCGGTTCCGTGGCGGTAGCCGGTCCCGGGGGGACGGGTGCGTTCCCCGGCGGCGGAGCCGGGGGGCTGAGCTATAATTCTCATGCGGCCCGGGGGGCGGGAGCCGCGGCGATCGGGGAAGAGGCACCATGCAGATCCCGGAGGACGACGTCTTCCTGGGACGGACCGTTCTTGAGCGCAAGCTCGTTTCGCGGGAAGCGCTCCTCGAATGCCTCTTCCAATGCGCCCAGGAGCGCAAGGCGGGCCGGCCTCGACCGCTGGGGGTTCTTCTCGTCTCCCGGGGCCTGCTGCTTCAGGAGGATCTCGACGCGATTCTGGCCTCCCGCGTGGCCGCGGGCGGCGCCGAGCGCCCGCTCAGCGAGGCGGAGGTCGGGCGGCTCCTCGTCGCCGCGGGGCTCCTTTCGCGGGAAAACGTCGAGGAGTGCGTCCGTCTCCAGGAGGAAATGCGCCGCGCGGGCAAGACTCCGCCTCCCCTCGGGCAGCTGGCCGTGCATCGCGGTTACGTGAGCGAGCCTCAGCTGCGGCGCGTCCTCGGCTATCAGCGCAAGCTCGTCTACGAATGCTCCGCCTGCCGGGTGCGGATCCACGCCGCGCCGCCCCCGCCCGGGAGCCGGTACCGGTGCCGGACGTGCGGAAGCCCGCTCGTTCCCGCGGAGCCCGCGCCCGCGCCGGCGGCCTCTCCCCTGGCGCTTCGCGAGGCGGAGCGGGGCGAGGATACGCAGATGGAAATCGACCGCGCGGTGGCCGCCTTCCTCAAGCAGAAGGAGCTCGTCCGGCGGGACCAGCTCCGCGAGGCCCAGCGGCTCCAGATGGAATTCGCCCGCTACGGCCTCGTGGTGCCGCTTCTCGAGCTCGTGCGCCGGATCGGCGCGATCACCCTGGAGCAGCAGAAGAATCTGGAGGCGCGGAACTTCGCGGGAATGGTCCGGGGACCCGACTGGAAGGGTCAGCTCGTCCCGGGATATCGCCTCCTTTCGCGCGTCGCCGTCGGCGGGTTCGCCTCCATCTGGACGGCGGAGCCGCTCTTCGGGTCCGGCCGCGTGGCGATCAAGATCCTCCACCCCGAGCGCGCGCAGGATCCCCGCTCGGTGGCGCGCTTCGAATGGGAGGCGATGCTCCTGCGGCGGTTCGAATGTCCGTCGATCGTCCGGGGCCTCGACCACGGGTTCGAACGGGGCACGCATTACGTCGTCATGGAATACGTGGAGGGACGCTCCCTGGGACAGGCGCTCTCCGAAACGGGAGCCTTCCCGGCGCGCGACGCGCTCGCCCTGGCGCGCCAGGTCGCCGAGGCCCTCCGGTATCTCCACGGCCAGGGATACCTCCACCGGGACATCAAGCCGGACAACGTTCTCCTCGAGGCTTCGGGGCGGGCCAAGCTCTGCGATCTCGGATTCTCCGTGCCCATTCCGCGGCACGGCGCCGACGGCGGACGCCCGAAAACGGTCGTGGGCACCGCGGGATACATGTCTCCGGAGGCGCTCGAGGGCCGGCCGACCCTCGGAGTGGGCGGCGATCTTTACGCTCTCGGGATCCTCCTCTATGCGCTCCTGACCGGCCACGAACCCTACACGGGGGCCAGCTCGCAGGAAGTCGTGACCGATCAGATCGAATCCGGGCTGCCCGTGCCGAACCTGATGCTCGTGCCGGCGCCGCCTTCGGTCGTCGCGCTGCTCAAGCGCCTGATGCACCCGGATCCTGACCGGCGGTTCCGGTCGGCGGACGAGGTCCTGGCGGCGCTCGGGAATCTGGCCGTTTCGTAGTTCGTTCGGGAGGCGATCGGCGTGTCGGCCGACGACGCGGCGTTCGGAAAGTTCCTTCTGGACCGGGGCCTTCTCGCGCCGGAGGAGTACGAGGAGGCCGAGCGGGAGCGGCGCGCCTCCGGGCGTCCGCTCGCCGAGATCCTGGTCGCCCGCAAGTACCTCAACCCGGTCCAGGTGGCCGACGCCGCCGCGGCGATGAATCGGCGGGTGCGCTTCTGCGCCTCGTGCCGGGGGCCGGCGTACGTCACGCGCCTCATGGAGGAAGGGGAACGCTGCCCGCGGTGCCTGGGACCCCTCGAATGGCAGGCCGAGGCGGTGGTGGCGCAGATCCGGGATCTCGACAAGCTCGTCCAGCTCACCCGGGACGAGCTGCCTCCGGACGTCCAGGCCGCGCGCTCGGTGCCGGGCCGCATCTTCGGCAAATACATCCTCCTCCAGGAGGTCGGGCGCGGCGGGGCCGGCGTGGTCCACAAAGCGTGGGACACGATGCTGGCCGAGTACGTCGCCCTCAAGTTCGTTCGGGATCCCGGTCCGGCCGCGGGATCCGACCGCGAAGCCCGCCGGGCGCGGGAGGAGCGGATTCTGGACCTTCTGCAGGAAGCGCGGGCGGCGCTCCGGCTGCGCCATGAGCACATCGTGGCCGTGCGCGACCTCGGACGCGTGGGCGACCAGTTCTACATCGCCATGGATTACGTGGAAGGCCGGACGCTGGCCGACGACATCCGGGAGGCTCAGCGGCGGGGCCTGCTGTCGCCGCTCTACGAGGATCCGGTCTTCTACCTGGGCGTCGTGCGCGACGTCGCCAACGCGATCCATTACGCCCATACGTTTCCCCGGCCGATCGTGCACTGCGACCTCAAGCCGGGCAACATCCTTCTGAGCGCGGCCGGAGCGGCCTACGTCATGGACTTCGGCCTGGCGCGCGCCCTGGGACGGGGTCCGGCCGAGTCCGGAGAAGCGGACGAGCGCGTCCGCGGGACGCCCTCGTACATGGCTCCGGAGCAGCTTTCCGGGAGGACCGACCGGATCGGGCCGTGGACGGACGTGTACGCCCTGGGGGCGACGCTCTACGAGCTTCTGGCCGGCCGGCCGCCGTTCACGGGAGAGCCCCTGGACGTCCTCGTGCGCGCGTTGCGCGAGGACCCGGAGCGCCCCACCGACGTGGCCCGGCGCGCCTCGGAGGGGGCCGGCCGGGACTCGACGAAGATCCTCACCGGGCTCTCCAAGCTCGAGGAGATCTGCCTGCGGTCGCTCGCCCGGGAGCCGTCCGACCGGTACGGTTCGGCGCGGCAGGTGGCCGAGGAGCTCGGGCGGGTGATCGAGGCGGTGGAGGCGGGGCACGAAAAAGGCTTCGTGCCGCCGCGGCTCAAGGAAGCGCAGGAGCGCGCCGAGATCCGGCGCGTGGACGAGGAGATCACGCACCTTCGGCTCGAGGAAGCCGAGCGGCAGCTCGAGAAGCTCCGGGGTCGGAGGGACACCACCCGGATGCGCCATCGGCTGTCGGACCTGCGCCAGCAGATGGCCTTCGTGGAGGGGTTTCGAGGACGTCTGGTGGAACGGTTGAACGCGGCGCGGCCGACGTTCGCGCGGCTGGAGCTTTTCTCCGGGACGCTCGAAGGCGTGGAGGTCCTCAAGGCCACGTCGCGCAAGATCTATCTCCTGGTGGGCGAGGTCCCGAGGGAGGCGGAGTGGTCGGCGTTTCCGGCCGCGCAGGTGGCGGACATGGCGGAGGCGGTGGGACTGACCGCTCCGGCGGATCGGCTGGCGCTCGGGATTCTTTGCCATCACGCACGGCAGGCGGACCGGGCGCTCGCCTACCTGCGGTCGCTGGCCGGCACCGAATACGAGGAGGCGGCCCGGCAGGTGACGGCGACCGCCGGGTGAATCCCGGGGCGGGCGGAAGATCCCTACCGCCGCCGGAACCGGATTGATATACTCGGGCCTTCCTATGGTGGAGGGGACGCCGAGGCCCGATCCCGAAGTCCGCCCGCCGGCGGCGGACCCGATCGTTCTCAAGAACCGCATCGCGGTCCTGAGCCCGGAGCCCATCGCCGAGGGCGCCTTCGGCAAGGTGTACGTGGGCAAGATCCTCAACCCCGTGGGACTGCTGGCCGAGCGGATCGTCTGGGG
The sequence above is drawn from the Planctomycetota bacterium genome and encodes:
- a CDS encoding protein kinase — translated: MQIPEDDVFLGRTVLERKLVSREALLECLFQCAQERKAGRPRPLGVLLVSRGLLLQEDLDAILASRVAAGGAERPLSEAEVGRLLVAAGLLSRENVEECVRLQEEMRRAGKTPPPLGQLAVHRGYVSEPQLRRVLGYQRKLVYECSACRVRIHAAPPPPGSRYRCRTCGSPLVPAEPAPAPAASPLALREAERGEDTQMEIDRAVAAFLKQKELVRRDQLREAQRLQMEFARYGLVVPLLELVRRIGAITLEQQKNLEARNFAGMVRGPDWKGQLVPGYRLLSRVAVGGFASIWTAEPLFGSGRVAIKILHPERAQDPRSVARFEWEAMLLRRFECPSIVRGLDHGFERGTHYVVMEYVEGRSLGQALSETGAFPARDALALARQVAEALRYLHGQGYLHRDIKPDNVLLEASGRAKLCDLGFSVPIPRHGADGGRPKTVVGTAGYMSPEALEGRPTLGVGGDLYALGILLYALLTGHEPYTGASSQEVVTDQIESGLPVPNLMLVPAPPSVVALLKRLMHPDPDRRFRSADEVLAALGNLAVS
- a CDS encoding serine/threonine-protein kinase, producing the protein MSADDAAFGKFLLDRGLLAPEEYEEAERERRASGRPLAEILVARKYLNPVQVADAAAAMNRRVRFCASCRGPAYVTRLMEEGERCPRCLGPLEWQAEAVVAQIRDLDKLVQLTRDELPPDVQAARSVPGRIFGKYILLQEVGRGGAGVVHKAWDTMLAEYVALKFVRDPGPAAGSDREARRAREERILDLLQEARAALRLRHEHIVAVRDLGRVGDQFYIAMDYVEGRTLADDIREAQRRGLLSPLYEDPVFYLGVVRDVANAIHYAHTFPRPIVHCDLKPGNILLSAAGAAYVMDFGLARALGRGPAESGEADERVRGTPSYMAPEQLSGRTDRIGPWTDVYALGATLYELLAGRPPFTGEPLDVLVRALREDPERPTDVARRASEGAGRDSTKILTGLSKLEEICLRSLAREPSDRYGSARQVAEELGRVIEAVEAGHEKGFVPPRLKEAQERAEIRRVDEEITHLRLEEAERQLEKLRGRRDTTRMRHRLSDLRQQMAFVEGFRGRLVERLNAARPTFARLELFSGTLEGVEVLKATSRKIYLLVGEVPREAEWSAFPAAQVADMAEAVGLTAPADRLALGILCHHARQADRALAYLRSLAGTEYEEAARQVTATAG